One part of the Deltaproteobacteria bacterium CG11_big_fil_rev_8_21_14_0_20_49_13 genome encodes these proteins:
- a CDS encoding nicotinate-nucleotide diphosphorylase (carboxylating) produces MIRIDRLIKDAIKEDIGRGDITSIAVIPKWQTSKALMTAKEEMVVAGLHVAVFVFKTVDKKIEIRIKVKDGEKVKKGTVLMEVSGSTRSLLTAERTALNFIQRLSGI; encoded by the coding sequence ATGATACGGATAGACAGACTGATAAAGGACGCCATTAAAGAGGATATCGGAAGAGGAGATATCACGAGCATCGCCGTCATTCCCAAGTGGCAGACATCGAAGGCCTTGATGACCGCAAAGGAAGAGATGGTGGTTGCGGGACTTCACGTTGCGGTATTTGTGTTCAAGACGGTCGATAAAAAGATAGAGATCAGAATAAAGGTAAAAGACGGAGAGAAGGTAAAAAAGGGGACCGTTCTGATGGAAGTAAGCGGCTCCACAAGAAGCCTGCTCACCGCCGAACGAACTGCCCTAAATTTCATACAGAGGCTCTCCGGGATCG